In Helianthus annuus cultivar XRQ/B chromosome 8, HanXRQr2.0-SUNRISE, whole genome shotgun sequence, a single genomic region encodes these proteins:
- the LOC110872182 gene encoding receptor-like protein EIX2 isoform X1, which yields MGNQWVLGFYLVFLSMFLVATKYTCLGAQNSTRSCHERERLALLEFKHSVKDDFEILSSWVGIDCCSWKGVRCDGVTGRVVGLHLRGDFGDYDYYEDGYYLEGDKVNPYLAELRHLQHLDLSGNNFYGSQIPKFIGSFKQLSYLNLSYALFSGIIPHHIGNLSNLKVLDLRSSSYDETRLITSNDMAWVSGLSSLEHLDLSYVDLSQAKNVAMVFYMIPSLEYISLSACELSNADLGLHLNSSKILPNIEHLDLSSNSFEGQLPHFFQNLTSLTFLDLSYYNLSLAWNSVNLLNMIPSLSELHLSGCELHNAPFSPTYLNSSAHSNIQYLDLSCNSIGGRFPSKLMNITSLTFLDLSENLLHSSVSVMPNLLKLDVSYNNFEHIELVGIWRQCHLKELSLTSNHFGGEMIGPSSNTSECSR from the coding sequence ATGGGAAATCAGTGGGTTTTGGGGTTTTATCTCGTTTTCTTAAGCATGTTTTTGGTTGCAACCAAATATACTTGTTTGGGTGCTCAAAATTCGACAAGAAGCTGCCATGAACGAGAGAGACTAGCACTACTCGAGTTCAAACACAGCGTCAAAGATGACTTTGAAATACTCTCATCATGGGTTGGCATTGATTGTTGCTCATGGAAAGGAGTCCGCTGTGATGGTGTCACCGGAAGAGTTGTCGGTCTTCATCTCAGAGGAGATTTCGGCGACTATGATTACTACGAAGACGGTTACTACTTAGAAGGTGATAAAGTGAACCCATATTTGGCTGAGTTAAGACATCTGCAGCATCTGGATTTGAGTGGGAATAATTTTTATGGAAGTCAAATTCCTAAATTCATTGGATCCTTCAAGCAGCTAAGTTACCTCAATCTCTCTTATGCACTTTTTAGTGGTATTATTCCCCATCACATTGGAAATCTCTCCAATTTGAAGGTTCTTGATCTTCGTTCATCTTCATATGATGAAACTCGGCTAATCACGTCAAATGATATGGCATGGGTTTCTGGCCTTTCCTCACTTGAGCATCTTGACTTGAGTTACGTAGATCTTTCTCAAGCAAAAAATGTTGCTATGGTATTTTACATGATTCCTTCATTAGAATATATAAGTTTGAGTGCCTGTGAACTTTCTAATGCTGATCTTGGTCTACATCTTAATTCAAGTAAAATACTTCCCAACATTGAACATCTGGATCTTAGCTCCAACAGCTTTGAAGGTCAACTCCCTCATTTTTTTCAGAACTTGACATCCTTAACGTTCCTTGATCTTTCATACTATAATCTTAGTCTGGCATGGAACTCTGTAAACCTGCTAAACATGATCCCTTCTTTATCAGAATTGCATTTGTCAGGGTGTGAGCTTCACAATGCCCCCTTTTCACCCACTTATTTGAATTCCAGTGCCCATTCTAACATACAATATCTTGATCTTAGCTGTAATTCAATTGGGGGTAGGTTTCCATCTAAACTAATGAACATCACTTCCCTAACATTCCTTGACCTTTCAGAAAACCTTTTGCACTCATCAGTTTCTGTCATGCCTAACCTTCTAAAGCTCGATGTTTCTTATAATAACTTTGAGCACATCGAGCTTGTTGGGATTTGGAGACAATGTCATCTGAAGGAATTGAGCTTAACATCTAATCATTTTGGAGGAGAAATGATAGGCCCATCATCAAACACGTCTGAATGTTCCAGATAG